AATCACTATAGCCTCAATTTTTAGTAGGTAGAAACTTGCAGATGACGATTCATTAAGCCATGTAATTGCACTTACATGCTCTGGACGGGGATCAGCCACAATCCAAATGGCGGTCTTCGCTGCCATAGCAACTAAGTAAGTCAAGATCTTGCCTAGGTGGTCATGATCGCTCTTCTCAAGCTGGTTTTCTATAATAACAGGATTCCCGGACTCGTCCTCGGCGACAAGATCAACACTAAAAGCACCTGCGGCCTGCTCGCTTTCAGGATTAGAGAGATTCAGATCAACAACTTCACTTAGAACGTCGATATTATCTTGGAGCCATTTTGTAAAATCTATTGCTTCATGCTTCCATACATCCCGCAGTGGCACTCTTCTTAACTTACCTATCATCTTTTCTCCTCAATGATACGAGAATCCTATAGATATAACGCTGCAAATCAGCCCACCTATACCGCAGAGCGACGATAGGGGCGGCGTGCGATATTGGGTCGAATTTGCATTGTCATATCATTGATTTTCTGCTAATGGCTCCTATAAGAGCTGAATTGTCATTACCGCTCGTTACCTCAGATTTGATAGAGTCGAATCCGTCAATAACGAACTCTAGAAATTTGACTCCATTCAGTTTGACGATATCATGCTCCCGTAGCAACTCTGGCTCATTTGAACCGCCTACAGACAACCCTATGTCTGTATCTATGTTCTCCAACCTCAAATCTGTCATTCCAAATACATGAACTAAATTCGTCCTGAGAGAAACCAGAATATTGAGATAACGGTCTTTCTTAAAAGCGCACTGCTTAAAATAATTGCTC
This genomic window from Desulfobulbaceae bacterium contains:
- a CDS encoding DUF4268 domain-containing protein produces the protein MIGKLRRVPLRDVWKHEAIDFTKWLQDNIDVLSEVVDLNLSNPESEQAAGAFSVDLVAEDESGNPVIIENQLEKSDHDHLGKILTYLVAMAAKTAIWIVADPRPEHVSAITWLNESSSASFYLLKIEAIVI